The Acetobacter sp. DNA window GTTCTGGGACTTGCCCGTGCATTGAGAATCTGTGCGGTGCCGTATGTCAGGGCCGGAACCGGGTCCTTGATCGCCACGTAGGAAAGGAGGGAGCCATCATAGGATGCCTTGTTTCGGGGGCGGGCGTTCGCCAGACTATATCCCTCCCCATGCGCGACGAGACTGCGAATGATATCCATGCTGGGAAAAGGAGCGATCCGGGTGGGTCGGCATCCGTTTTCTCCGAATACGGACATGAAATAATCACGAGAGGATGGAAGATCGAGAAGCAGGAACGGTTCCTTGATGATCTCGTTCAGGTGGATGGCGTCCCTGTGAGCCAGTGGGTGTCTTTCCGCAACGAAGATATAGGGAGGGAGAGAAGACAGAGGCTCGAACGCGACGTCGCGTGGCAGTTCCATGTCGTAGCACAGTATGGCGACGATATCGCCACCGCGCAGTTTCTCCACCAGTTCCGCATGGTGGCCCGCAACGAACTTCAGATCGGCCTGCGGGTACTTCTCCTTGAAACGCCTCCGAAGAGCCGGAACGACGAAGGGATACAGCGTCGTCATACAGCCGACTTCGACCGACCCCACGATCTGGCCGGACAAGCCCGTGGCCGACAGTTCCAGATCATGAGCGTGAGTCAGAAGACTACGGGCTTCACGCAGAAAGCTTTGCCCTTCCGGCGTCAGCGAGAGACCTGAAGCATGATGACGGATGAACAGGGGCACATTGAGCATGGTTTCCAGTTGAACGATCGCGGCCGAAATCGCCGGTTGGGAAATATGAACCCGTCTGGACGCCACCGTAATCGATCCGACTTCGGCTGCCGCTACGAAATAGCGGAGTTGCTTCAACGTGAAGTGCATCGTGTCTCTCCGTATCCGCTCTTTCAAGGAAGGGTCTCTGACAGGACGACAGTCATCCGATCGGAATATCTGACGTTTAGAAAATGAATTATAATAAAAAGACCTTTTCTCTCACCGCTCGCTGCCTTCGCACGGGGCAATTTGGTTCGTCCGCCCTATCATCCCCGTCGGCTGCGGAGGCCCGACGCGAATACGATCGCTCCGGTGTCGGCGTCGTCCCGTCCCGGAACGCGACCGGCCCACGATCAGGCCCATCGCATTCGGCTTGCCAAAGCGACGGGCCGTGACGAAAGAAACGGTCTCCTCTGTCGGGAATACGGTCTTCCATGCCGTATTCCGGCAGGTCGCGATATTGAGGATAACCGGCGACCGCGTGGCACGGTCTGGTGAACAAACTCACGGCATTCATGGTCAGATGTGAACAGTGGGTCATGCTGATTCACGACGGACAAGTGTGGTCGGCATGATCACGAGCTGAGGGCTCGCGCTCGTCAGCCCCGTGCAGATGTCGATCAGCAGACGGGCGCCCGCCACGCCGATCTCATAGGTCGGCTGCGAGACTGTCGTGAGGCTGGGGCAATTATAGGCAGCCCCCGCCAGATCATCATATCCGGCCACAGCCACGTCGTCAGGCACCTGTAGCCCGGCGTCCTTCACCCTGCGGATGAAACCCATGGCGACCTCGTCACTGACACAGGCGACAGCGGTGGGACGTTCGGAAAGGGCAAGAAAGCTCTCCGCAGCCACAACGCCACCCGGAAAATCAAGACGCCCTCCCATGAAGGCCACATGGTCGTCCTCCAATCCGCTCTCGGCAAGCCGGCGACAGAACCCACGATATCTCGGAACATCATGTTCACTGTCTGGCGCGCAGGACACATAGGCGAGCTTTCTGTGACCGGCATCAATCAGGTAGCTGGTCAACTCGTAAAGCCCCTGCTCCTCGGCCGCGACAATACTGGGTATCTGTCGTGAGACGTGATTTGTCAGAAGACTGACAATGGGAAGGCCAGCGCTTTCGACAGTCAGTCCGGTATGGCGCATATGCTGCGCCGTGCCGGAAATGCTCAGAATGCCATCGGCAATCCCGCCGGGAAGAGCGCAATAAGCACGGGATGACACGTCACCTGGATTGGCCTCCCGGATCAGGACGCCGTAACTCTGCCGGTTCGCCTCATCAAAGACACCGCGAAGAACGTCGATGACGACGGGAGAGATGGATTGCTGACCCCGGGAGGGCACCGCGACCAGAATCGTCTCCGTGCGTCCGTTGCTGAGACTTCGGGCGGAATGGTTGAAAGTGTATCCCATTCGACGCGCAGCTTCCTGAACGAGCTTGCGGGTCTCCGGATTCACCCGATCGGGATTGGACAGCGCACGGCTGACCGTCGAACGATTCAGCCCGACCGACCGCGCCACATCAGCAAGCCTGACACGCGGAGCGCCTGCATCGCCCGAATTTCCTTTTGTGCTGTTCACATTGCCTCCCGTCTCGGTCCCTGATGGCCTGAACTGACGCGCCGACCGCGAAATTGATCACCGGTTTCCTGATTTATGAACCTCTTACCACCGATCCAATTCATTTGTCCCAATATTGGCAACCGCGTGCCATAATTTTACTACCTCCATCCACCGCATGTCTCACACAACATGCTTCAGAAAAAACGTTCCACATGCAAAACTGACATAACGATATAGGTAGGTCATTCATAAAGAAAGATATTTCGTTTCGATTCCGTCTCTGACCAATCATTTTGATTTCATTTCGAAATTTATCAGCACTCAAGCCTCGTTGTGACCTCACCATCCGAATGATATGACAACCGGGTGCCATAACGATTCCGGAACGAAATGGCTGATATGGGAACTCTTGAGTTTTCCTGCTGCGGGGTAATCTACGATGACGTATAAGAGGTGTTCTGTCGGCACAGCGACGTTCCTTGTCCTGCTGTGCTGTTCAGTGAGTCCAATTTCTGTTCTGTCCGCATCGGCCGAAACGGTTCAGGCCGCAAAGCCCGGCCGTCTTCACGCCGCGAATTCAAGCAAGCGGCATCAGCCCACATCCCCGGCTCCACGCAAGGTGGCCGGTGGAAAACGGCCTTCTTCTGCGGCGGAATTAGGTGTTCAGGGGCAGTTGGAGACGGTCAACGTGACCGCTGAACATCGGGTCGGAACGACTTCAAAAACGCCGATCGCAATGAGCGTCTATGGACGAGAGCAGATCAAATCGCAAAACGTCCATGACCTTGCATCGCTATCTGCAATCGCTCCAGATGTCAGTCTGGCTGCGTCTGGAAATCAGAGCATAATTACCGTGAGAGGCATTTCCAGCCGCGATACGTCCGAAGTCGGAGATCCGGCGGTTTCCGTTAATATAGATGGCTTTTATCTCAACAGAACCTACGCGCTGAATTCCACTCTGTTCGATATGGAGAGAATAGAAGTTCTGCGAGGCCCCCAAGGCACGCTTAACGGACGCAATGCGGTCGGCGGCGCGATCAATATCGTCACGGCAAAACCAAAAAAGAAATTCGAAAGTGAGGTTGCTCTCACATATGGAAATTACGACACGCTGATTTTCGACGGGATGGTCAACGTTCCCATTACCGACAAGGTTCAGGCTCGTGTCGCCTTTACATCCCGTTCGCACGAAGGATACCGGGTCACACCACCCAACGGACGTGGCGACGACGAGGATGCGAAATCAGGGCGTATCGAACTGGCGTTTCAGCCGACCGAGCATCTGGATGGGCTTCTGGAATTCCAGATGACGCATCAGGGCGGCTATGGGCAGGGTATCGAACTCATTCCGTTTTCCTACAATGCCGACGGTTCTGTCAGTCATGAAAAACCCAAGATAAATTCGCACAAGTTTGACAATCCCTCCCCATCGGGACTCGACATGCTTGAGCGCACCCTGCGGTGGACCTGGACCTATCATCTCAATCCCTTCGATATCAGTTATATCGGCGGATACGACGCCATGCGAATGAAGCAGGCGAGAAACTACGGCGGCCCGTCCAATTCCCCCCCTTTCGCATCTATCGATACCTGGAACGCCAACGAGAGTCCCAGAACACAAAATCAGGAAATCCGTTTTGCGTCACATAATGGCGGGCGTGTGACATGGCAGGCTGGCGCCTATTATTTTGAAGAAGATAACAGCCTGTTCAGTTACGACGGCACACCGACAAGCTATTCCAACAATACACGACTGAATGGTTATCAGTATGACGTAACATCCCGGTCCCTGTCCGGGTATGGCAATGTTAAGGTCAAGCTCATAGACGGCCTCTCGATCTCCGGCGGCGTACGCTACAATTGGGACACCAAGGATCGCGTCGGCGCGATCCAGAGCGCCAACGAGCTTGCGCCCCCTTTCACGTTCAGTTCGACTCAGCAGAATGCGAACGCCTCATGGACCAAGGCAACGTGGCATGCCGGTGCGGAATGGCAGTTCAAGCCGACTGAACTTCTCTATTTCAAGGCTGATACAGGTTACAAGCCTGGCGGATTTACCGAGATCAACGCCTACGGTCCAGAAACGGTCCTTGCCTATGAAGGCGGGCTAAAGAGCGTGCTCTGGCACAATCGACTGCACGTCGATATGGACGGCTTTTACGAGACATATACCGGCCAGCAGGTTACGCAGCTTGTGAGCACAACCTATGGAGCAGCGGAACGCATCATCAATGCTGGCAGCAGCAAGGTCTATGGCGCGGAACTCAACGTCAACGCAGCTCTGCCTTATATCGGAACAATCGGGCTGTTTGGTCAGTGGCTTCATGCCCGTTTCACGAATTTCCAGGCGGAGACGAACGGGGTCAACGTCCAGTACGCTGGAAACGCACTTCCGCAAGCTCCTGATTATACGCTTGGTTTGTCGCTTGACCGGAGGTTCGCGATACCAACCGGACGCCTCGCATTCCATGTCCAGTCGAAGATGACATCTCCCAGTTATCTGATGTTCTATAACTACAACAACGAAAAGCAGGGGTATTACAGCATGACCAATGTCAATGTTGATTATATTCCGCAATTCGCTGGTGCCGATCGATATGCAAAATGGAAAGTTGGTTTCTATGTAAGAAACCTTGAAAATTCAACCGTATTTGTAACGGCTGACGAGAATACGTTCGGCGGCTACTACCGGTATGGATACATGCCGCCTCGGACATACGGTTTTAATATTGATGCGACGTTCTGAACGGAAGCTGGTGTTCCATTCTCTGGGGAGACGGTCAAAGCGTGCTCCCTACGATCTCACATATGTTGGGTTCAAGAAATAAGGCTGAATTATGCAGTTTGGAGTCGATCTGATCACATTCTACAACCCCGTTTACTGGGGCGTAGAATGTGCGGCCGAAATCATCAACGTCGCAACGGCAGATCCGTCGGCGTTCTGGAGACGGATTTTTGCGGCCATTCAAGCTGGTGGGGCGCGTGAGGTCGAACTCACATTCGCTCCGTTTGACTGGCGCTCGTTGCTTCAGGCTTTCAGATCGATCACCAACATCCGAAAGGAATTGGAAACGTACGGATTGACCATCATTTCTTCGTATTGCGTAGATCTTGAACGTGTCGACCCCTATGGCGGGCAGGATCTACCAACCGATTTGATCCGGGAAATTGGCGAGGCAGCGAATTTTCTGGCGCAACTGAGCGGCGGCGCCATCGTGGCGAGCCTGCCTATGCGCCGCACCTACGGTGTGACGCCATCTGGTTTCGTCGATATGGCGACTGCGCTGCCGATCGCGGATTTTCTTAACCGGATTGGAATGGCTACGGCGGCGGAAGGGATCGACTTCGCACTGCATACCGAGGCGCATACGATGTTCTGTGCGCCGAGGGATATCGATCTCTTCCTGCTACTGACCGATCCCCGTTATGTGTATTTCTGCCCGGACTCTGCACATATTTTTCTGGAAGGGGGCGATCCGGCGACCATAGTGAGCCGATATCGGGAAAGGGTAAGACTTTCGCACTGGAAAGACGCAACGGCTCCAATGCCGCGGGACACGCCGATCGACAAGAAAATCCACGAACGTCATCGTGACTATTTTAGTGAACTTGGCCAGGGGAAAATCGATTTTCAGGCGCTTGCCGTCGCCACCGCTCAGTTACCCCATCCAAGACCGATCATTCTGGAACTGGATGCGTCGCCCGCACCTGTGCCGACCATCACAGATGGATGTCGTTTTGCAGCTCATGTCCTGCAGGACGCTCCTTGAGCGACGCAATTGCATGATGAGCATGACAGAACATTTCGCAGTTTCAGACAAAAAAAGCAGATTACCCGATGAACGATAAAATCTACGACGCCGTGGTGGTTGGCTCCGGTGCCGCCGGCAGTTTCGCGGCCAAGACGTTGACCGAACAGGGCCTGACGGTCATGCTTCTGGAAGCAGGTCGGGCCGTCGACCAGAAAGACTTCGACGCGGCTGAAACTCAGGCAGCGAAGGCAAATGACAACCAGTTGTGGCCCCGTATCCGCGCAACTCTGGCCGGACAACCACTTCAGGCCCGCGTCGCTTTTTTCAATGAAAAACTCAAAGGATTCTTCGTCAAGGATTGGGTCCATCCCTACAAAGCTTCAAGAAAAGCACCGTATCTATGGCTTCGCGGACGGCAGGTCGGCGGGCGTCTCCATGTGTTCGGACGCGTATTGTTCCGGTGGACCGACGCGGATTTCAAAGGGCACGAACGCGATGGTCAGGGCGTCGACTGGCCTATTTCATATGCCGATATCGAGCCTTACTACGGCAAGGTGGAACGCTTCCTGAAACTGCATGGAAATGTCGACAAACTCGCCTCCGCGCCTGACGGCTGTTACGATCAGCCCGCCATGTTGACGGCGGAGGAAGTCGCCTTCGGAGAAAAAGTCAGCGCACGGTGGAAGAACCGTCATGTCACATCATGGCGATATGTCCCGGCGGAAGCCAACCCGCTACCGGTCGCTTTGCGCGCAGCGCTGGCCACCGGTCGCCTGAAGCTTCGTCCCGATGCGGTCGTGACACAGATTCTGGTCGATCCACAGACAAACAAGACGACCGGTGTCGAATATGCCGATCGGCAGACAAAGCA harbors:
- a CDS encoding LysR family transcriptional regulator; amino-acid sequence: MHFTLKQLRYFVAAAEVGSITVASRRVHISQPAISAAIVQLETMLNVPLFIRHHASGLSLTPEGQSFLREARSLLTHAHDLELSATGLSGQIVGSVEVGCMTTLYPFVVPALRRRFKEKYPQADLKFVAGHHAELVEKLRGGDIVAILCYDMELPRDVAFEPLSSLPPYIFVAERHPLAHRDAIHLNEIIKEPFLLLDLPSSRDYFMSVFGENGCRPTRIAPFPSMDIIRSLVAHGEGYSLANARPRNKASYDGSLLSYVAIKDPVPALTYGTAQILNARASPRTSAFIQFCRHLLKDQPLPGSE
- a CDS encoding LacI family DNA-binding transcriptional regulator, whose amino-acid sequence is MNSTKGNSGDAGAPRVRLADVARSVGLNRSTVSRALSNPDRVNPETRKLVQEAARRMGYTFNHSARSLSNGRTETILVAVPSRGQQSISPVVIDVLRGVFDEANRQSYGVLIREANPGDVSSRAYCALPGGIADGILSISGTAQHMRHTGLTVESAGLPIVSLLTNHVSRQIPSIVAAEEQGLYELTSYLIDAGHRKLAYVSCAPDSEHDVPRYRGFCRRLAESGLEDDHVAFMGGRLDFPGGVVAAESFLALSERPTAVACVSDEVAMGFIRRVKDAGLQVPDDVAVAGYDDLAGAAYNCPSLTTVSQPTYEIGVAGARLLIDICTGLTSASPQLVIMPTTLVRRESA
- a CDS encoding TonB-dependent receptor yields the protein MSPISVLSASAETVQAAKPGRLHAANSSKRHQPTSPAPRKVAGGKRPSSAAELGVQGQLETVNVTAEHRVGTTSKTPIAMSVYGREQIKSQNVHDLASLSAIAPDVSLAASGNQSIITVRGISSRDTSEVGDPAVSVNIDGFYLNRTYALNSTLFDMERIEVLRGPQGTLNGRNAVGGAINIVTAKPKKKFESEVALTYGNYDTLIFDGMVNVPITDKVQARVAFTSRSHEGYRVTPPNGRGDDEDAKSGRIELAFQPTEHLDGLLEFQMTHQGGYGQGIELIPFSYNADGSVSHEKPKINSHKFDNPSPSGLDMLERTLRWTWTYHLNPFDISYIGGYDAMRMKQARNYGGPSNSPPFASIDTWNANESPRTQNQEIRFASHNGGRVTWQAGAYYFEEDNSLFSYDGTPTSYSNNTRLNGYQYDVTSRSLSGYGNVKVKLIDGLSISGGVRYNWDTKDRVGAIQSANELAPPFTFSSTQQNANASWTKATWHAGAEWQFKPTELLYFKADTGYKPGGFTEINAYGPETVLAYEGGLKSVLWHNRLHVDMDGFYETYTGQQVTQLVSTTYGAAERIINAGSSKVYGAELNVNAALPYIGTIGLFGQWLHARFTNFQAETNGVNVQYAGNALPQAPDYTLGLSLDRRFAIPTGRLAFHVQSKMTSPSYLMFYNYNNEKQGYYSMTNVNVDYIPQFAGADRYAKWKVGFYVRNLENSTVFVTADENTFGGYYRYGYMPPRTYGFNIDATF
- a CDS encoding sugar phosphate isomerase/epimerase family protein, translating into MQFGVDLITFYNPVYWGVECAAEIINVATADPSAFWRRIFAAIQAGGAREVELTFAPFDWRSLLQAFRSITNIRKELETYGLTIISSYCVDLERVDPYGGQDLPTDLIREIGEAANFLAQLSGGAIVASLPMRRTYGVTPSGFVDMATALPIADFLNRIGMATAAEGIDFALHTEAHTMFCAPRDIDLFLLLTDPRYVYFCPDSAHIFLEGGDPATIVSRYRERVRLSHWKDATAPMPRDTPIDKKIHERHRDYFSELGQGKIDFQALAVATAQLPHPRPIILELDASPAPVPTITDGCRFAAHVLQDAP